The DNA sequence GTCTCCGACGGCTGCACCTCGGGCCTCGACGCCGTCGGGCACGGTGCCGATCTGATTCGCGAGGGCAGCGCCGACGTCATCGTCGCGGGCGGCACCGACGCGCCGATCTCCCCGATCACCCTCGCCTGCTTCGACGCCATCAAGGCGACCACGCCCCGCAACGACGACCCCGGGCACGCCTCCCGCCCCTTCGACAACACCCGCAACGGGCTCGTCCTCGGCGAGGGCGCCGCGGTGCTGATCCTGGAGGAACTGGAGCACGCACGCGGCCGCGGCGCCCGGATCTACGCCGAGGTCGCCGGATTCGGCACACGCAGCAACGCCTACCACATGACCGGACTGCGCTCGGACGGCGCGGAGATGGCCGAGGCGATCCGGGCCGCGCTCGCGGAGGCGCGGCTCGCTCCCGGGCAGATCGACTACGTCAACGCGCACGGCTCCAGCACCAAGCAGAACGACCGGCACGAGACCGCCGCGTTCAAGACGTCGCTCGGCGAGCACGCCCACCGGGTCCCCGTCAGCTCCATCAAGTCGATGATCGGGCACTCGCTCGGCGCGATCGGCGCGCTCGAACTCGTCGCGTGCGTCCTCGCGATGGACAACGGCCTGATCCCGCCGACCGCGAACCTGCACGAGCCCGACCCGCTGTGCGACCTCGACTACGTTCCGAACACCGCGCGGGAGGCCCGGGTCGACTCCGTGCTCAGCGTCGGCAGCGGCTTCGGCGGTTTCCAGAGCGCCGTCGTCCTCGCCCGTCCCGAGAGGAGTGGCGCGTGACGGCCACCGCCACCCGCCCCGTGATCACCGGCCTCGGCGTGGCCGCCCCCACCGGCCTCGGCGCCGACGCCCACTGGTCGGCCGTCGTCGAGGGCGCGAACGGCATCGCGGAGATCACCCGTTTCGACGCCTCCGGTTACCGGGTGCGGCTCGCCGGCGAGGTGCCCGGCTTCGAGGCCGCCGCGCACATCCCGAGCCGGCTGCTGCCACAGACCGACCACATGACCCGCCTCGCCCTGTACGCGGCGGACGAGGCCCTGAAGGACAGCGGCATCGATCTCACCGCCCTCTCCCCCTACGAGGCGGGCGTCTCCTCGGCCTCGTCGATGGGCGGCTTCGAGTTCGGCCAGCGCGAGCTGCAGAACCTGTGGAGCAAGGGCGGCCAGTTCGTCAGCGCGTACCAGTCCTTCGCCTGGTTCTACGCCGTCAACACCGGCCAGATCTCGATCCGGCACGGGATGAAGGGACCGAGCAGCGCCGTCGTCACCGACCAGGCCGGCGGCCTCGACGCGATCGGGCACGCGCGGCGGCAGATCCGCAAGGGCACGAAGGTGATGCTCGCGGGCGGGGTCGACGGCGCCCTGTGCCCGCTCGGCCTCGCGGGTCAGCTCGCCTCCGGCCGGCTCAGCACCGAGGACCGCCCCGATCGCGCGTACCTGCCCTTCGACGAGGCGGCCTCGGGCCATGTCCCGGGCGAGGGAGGCGCGTACCTGGTCCTGGAGGACCCGGTGTCCGCCGAGGAGCGCGGTGCCCGCGTGTACGGCGAACTCGCCGGGTACGCGGCCACGTTCGACCCCGATCCGCGCGCCCCCGGGGCCGACGGTCTGGAGCGCGCGATCCGCGCCGCCCTGGCGGACGCGGACCGCACGCCCGACGCCATCGCCGTCGTCTTCGCGGACGCGGCCGGCGTACCCGACGCGGACCGTGCCGAAGCGGCCGCGCTGGCCGCGGTGTTCGGCCCCCGCGGGGTGCGGGTCGCGGTACCGAAGGCGCAGACCGGCCGCCTGTACGCGGGCGGTGCCGCCCTCGACGTGGTGTCCGCGCTGCTCGCCCTGCGCGACGGCAGCATCCCCCCGACCGCGCACGTCACCTCGGTCGCCGCGGACTGCCCCGTGGACCTGGTGACGGGCGAGGCGCGCCCGCTCCTCGGTGACGCGGCACTGGTCCTGGCCCGCGGTGAAGGCGGCTTCAACGCCGCCGCGGTGGTCACGCGCACGAGCTGAACCGCCGCGGCCCCGGAACCACGGGACCACCCGAACCATCGGCACGACCGGTGAACCCACCCACGCGTACGAAACCAACGGAAGGAACCCACCATGAGCGCCAACGGGGTCACGGCACTGAGCATCGACGACTTCACCCGTATCCTGCGCGAGTCGGCCGGCGAGGACGAGGGTGTCGACCTGAGCGGAGACATCGCCGACGTGTCGTTCACGGACCTCGGCTACGACTCCCTCGCCCTGCTGGAGGTGGCCGGCCGTATCACCCGCGCCTACGGGGTCGCCCTTCCCGACGAGGACCTGGACGGCGCCGAGACCCCCCGGGCCTTCGTCGAACTGGTCAACGCGTCCCTGTCGGGAAGCTGAACGGGAACACGGAGCGGGGCCCCGGATCTCCGGGGCCCCGCCCTTTCCGTTCGCGCGACGTCAAAGGGACACGGCGCGTTCCGCGGCCTCCTTGGCCAGGGTGAGGGTGGCCCTGCTGTTCCTGCCGAGGGCCTGGCGCACGAGGTCGCGGGCCGTGTCCAGAGTGGCCTCGGGGCCCAGCAGCTCCCGCACCCGCTCGGGGCGCAGGACGACCGTGTGGTGCGAGGTGGCGCGCACCCCGTGCTCGGTCGGCTCGACGGTCCAGCGGCCCGTGTGCGCGGCCATCAGCGGCGGCACCTGGATCTGCTTGTACACGAGCCGGTCCGGCGCGAACCCGACGCGTACCGACTTGGTCGTGTGCACCGAACCGTCGGCGGCACGGGTGTCCATCTCCACCGTCTGCAGGTCGTCGCCGGGCTCGGTCAGCACGAGCCTGCTCACATGCGGCAGCCGCTCCTCCCACAGGTCGGCCCGCCACAGGAAGTCGTACACCTCCTGCCCCGAGCCCGAGATGTCGACGTGATCGGCGAACGACAGCAACGCCCCCGGCTCCGCTGCCAGGGACTCGGCCACCGCCTTCAGCGCGGCCAGCTCGGAGCCGCTGTTGGTGTCGACGGCGCGCTCCACCCA is a window from the Streptomyces capillispiralis genome containing:
- a CDS encoding beta-ketoacyl-[acyl-carrier-protein] synthase family protein; translation: MERRVVITGIGAVAPGGTGIKRYWDLLSTGRTATRTISLFDASPYRSQVAAEVDLQPAAAGLSPQEERRLDRAGQFALVAAREALADSGLDLTTPQAARTGVSLGCAVGCTTSMENEYVVLSDGGAHWLVDPAYAVPRLYDHFVPSSLAAELAREVGARGPVSLVSDGCTSGLDAVGHGADLIREGSADVIVAGGTDAPISPITLACFDAIKATTPRNDDPGHASRPFDNTRNGLVLGEGAAVLILEELEHARGRGARIYAEVAGFGTRSNAYHMTGLRSDGAEMAEAIRAALAEARLAPGQIDYVNAHGSSTKQNDRHETAAFKTSLGEHAHRVPVSSIKSMIGHSLGAIGALELVACVLAMDNGLIPPTANLHEPDPLCDLDYVPNTAREARVDSVLSVGSGFGGFQSAVVLARPERSGA
- a CDS encoding ketosynthase chain-length factor → MTATATRPVITGLGVAAPTGLGADAHWSAVVEGANGIAEITRFDASGYRVRLAGEVPGFEAAAHIPSRLLPQTDHMTRLALYAADEALKDSGIDLTALSPYEAGVSSASSMGGFEFGQRELQNLWSKGGQFVSAYQSFAWFYAVNTGQISIRHGMKGPSSAVVTDQAGGLDAIGHARRQIRKGTKVMLAGGVDGALCPLGLAGQLASGRLSTEDRPDRAYLPFDEAASGHVPGEGGAYLVLEDPVSAEERGARVYGELAGYAATFDPDPRAPGADGLERAIRAALADADRTPDAIAVVFADAAGVPDADRAEAAALAAVFGPRGVRVAVPKAQTGRLYAGGAALDVVSALLALRDGSIPPTAHVTSVAADCPVDLVTGEARPLLGDAALVLARGEGGFNAAAVVTRTS
- a CDS encoding aromatase/cyclase, encoding MPDSGVVRTRHAIDVAAEPEAVYELIAAAEDWPHVFPPTVHVERLDGNGRWERLRIRAFANGEVRSWTSRRELDPGVLRVTFRQEVSSAPVASMGGEWIIEAAPGGSSVVLLHDFTVVDDDPADRAWVERAVDTNSGSELAALKAVAESLAAEPGALLSFADHVDISGSGQEVYDFLWRADLWEERLPHVSRLVLTEPGDDLQTVEMDTRAADGSVHTTKSVRVGFAPDRLVYKQIQVPPLMAAHTGRWTVEPTEHGVRATSHHTVVLRPERVRELLGPEATLDTARDLVRQALGRNSRATLTLAKEAAERAVSL
- a CDS encoding acyl carrier protein, producing MSANGVTALSIDDFTRILRESAGEDEGVDLSGDIADVSFTDLGYDSLALLEVAGRITRAYGVALPDEDLDGAETPRAFVELVNASLSGS